CGGCCGCGCACCACCAGCATGCGGCGCACCCAGTTGAGCAGCGAATAGGGGCTGCGCCACTGGGCCTCCACGTTCACGGCTTCGAAGCCGTAGATCGGGTCCATGATCGGCGGCAGCACCAGCGACGCCGGATCGGCGCGCGAGAAGCCGCCATTGCGGTCGGGCGACCATTGCATGGGCGTGCGCACCCCGTCGCGGTCGCCCAGATGGATGTTGTCCCCCATGCCGATCTCGTCGCCGTAGTAGAGGATCGGCGTTCCCATGATGGTGAGCAGCAGCGAGTTCATCAGCTCGATGCGCCGCCTGTCGTGTTCGAGCAGCGGCGCGAGCCGGCGCCGGATGCCGAGATTGAGGCGCGCCCGCTTGTCGGCGGCATAGGTCTTCCAGAGATAGTCGCGCTCCTTGTCGGTGACCATCTCCAGAGTCAGCTCGTCGTGGTTGCGCAGGAAGGTCGCCCATTGGCAATTCGCAGGCGCATCCGGCGTCTGGCGCATGATGTCCATGATGGGGAAGCGGTCTTCCTGCGCGATCGCCATGTACATCCGCGGCATCAGCGGGAAGTGGAACAGCATGTGGCATTCGTCGCCGTCGCCGAAATAGGCCTGGACGTCCTCCGGCCACTGGTTGGCCTCGGCGAGCAGCATGCGGCCGGGATAATGGACGTCGACCTCGGCGCGGAAGCGCTTCAAGACGGCGTGCGTCTCCGGCAAGTTCTCGTTGTTGGTGCCTTCGCGCTCCACCAGATAGGGCACCGCGTCGAGGCGCAGCCCGTCGACACCGATGTCGAGCCAGAAGCGCATCACGGAAAGCGCTTCGGCGATCACGGCGGGATTGTCGAAATTGAGATCGGGCTGGTGCGAATAGAAGCGGTGCCAGTAATAGGCCTGCGCCCCGTCATCCCAGGTCCAGTTCGACTTCTCGGTGTCCAGGAAAATGATGCGCGTGCCCGCATAGCGCTTGTCGCTATCCGACCAGACGTAGAAATCGCGCTCCGGCGAGCCTGGCGGCGCCTTGCGGGCGCGCTGGAACCAGGGGTGCTGGTCGGAGGTGTGGTTCAGCACCAGTTCGGTGATGATGCGCATGCCCTTGGCATGCGCCAGTTCGATGAAGCGACGCACGTCGTCGATCGTGCCATAGTCGGGATGGACGCCGCGATAATCGGCGATGTCGTAGCCGTCGTCGCGCCGCGGCGAGGGATAGAACGGCAGCAGCCAGATCGCGGTGACGCCGAGCTCGGCCAGATAGTCGAGCTTGCCGATCAGGCCCGCGAAATCGCCCACGCCGTCATTGTTGGCATCGGCGAACGATTTGACGTGGAGCTGGTAGATGACCGCGTCCTTGTACCAGAGCGGATCGTGCGCGCGCTCCTCCTGGATCGTCTCGGCATCGCGGGGGAGATGCAGATCTTCGCGGACGTTCATCGCTGGTCCTCCGCCGGGCAGACGCGCCACAGACGATACGGCGCGTCCGGCTCCAGGCGTAGATGCTGGAGCTTGCCGCGCCAGGTGAAATGGCGGCCGCTGAGCAAGTCTTCGACGAACAGCGCTCCGCCGTCCGGCAGTCCCCATTCCCAAAGCGGAATCTCGAAATCGCAGTCCTGCGGGGCGTGCGGATCGAGGCTGACGGCGACGAGGATGGTCTCGCCGGGGACGTGCTTGCCGTAATAGAGGACGTTCGGATTGAAGGCGTTGTAGAACGTGACGCCCAGATGCGTCTGCAGCGCAGGATGCGCCTTGCGCAGCCGGTTGAGGACCCCGATCTCCGCGACGATGTTCCCCGGCGCGTTCCAGGTGCGCGGCTTGATCTCGTATTTCTCCGAGTCGAGATATTCCTCGCGCCCCGGCAATGCGGCGGCTTCGCAGAGTTCGAAGCCCGAGTAGATGCCCCACAGGCCCGACAGCGTGGCCGCCAGCGCAGCGCGGATGAGGAAGCCGGGGCGGCCCGAGGTCTGCAGGAAATAGGGATCGATGTCCGGCGTGTTGACGAAGAAGTGCGGGCGGAAGAGATCGCGCGCCGGCGCCGCGTTAAGCTCGCGAAGATATTCCGTGAGCTCGTCCTTGGTGTTGCGCCAAGTGAAGTAGGTGTAGGACTGGGTGAAGCCGATCCTCGCCAGGTGATACATGACCTTCGGTCGCGTGAACGCTTCGGCGAGGAAGATCACGTCCGGGTCGCTTGCCCGGACGCTCGCGATCAGCCATTGCCAGAACGCGAACGGCTTGGTGTGCGGGTTATCGACCCGGAAGATGCGCACGCCCTCCCCCGCCCAGAATCCGACGATGTCGCGCAGCGCGGTCCAAAGGCCGGGAACCGCGTCCTTGGCGTAGAAGTCGACATTGACGATGTCCTCGTAAAGCTTGGGCGGGTTCTCGGCATATTTGATCGAACCGTCCGCGCGCCAATCGAACCAGCCGGGATGCTCCTCGAGCCAGGGATGATCCGGCGAGCACTGCACCGCGAAGTCGAGCGCGATCTCCAGCCCCTCCGCGCGCGCCGCGGCGATCAGGGCGCGGAAATCGTCGAGCGTCCCGAGCTGGGGATGAACCGCGTCGTGGCCGCCCTCCGCCGCGCCGATCGCGTAGACGCTGCCGGGATCGCCCGGCCCCGGCCGCAGGGTGTTGTTGCGGCCCTTGCGGTTGGTCCGCCCGATCGGATGGATCGGCGGCATATAGAGCACGTCGAACCCCATGGCGCGGATGGCGGGCAGTCTCGCGATCACGTCGCGGAACGTGCCATGTCGCCCAGGGTCGTCCGTCAGCGAGCGCGGAAACAGCTCGTACCAGCTTGCGAAGCCGGCACCGGCGCGGTCGGCGTCTATCGGATAGCTCGGACTGCGGCTGAGGAAGCGCCGGTCCTCCAGCCGATGCATCGCTTCGATCGTTTCCGGCGCCAGCAATATCGCGGGATCGCCGGCGGACACGCCGAGCACCTCGCGCACCATCGCGTCGCCTTCGCGGACGTCGAGCGCGATATCGCGGCCGGCCTCCTGCTTCCGGGCAAGATCGCGCACGAAGCCGCCATAGCGATCGATCCAGGCCTCGATGAAGACGTCATGACGTCCGACGCGGTCGAGCAGGAGCGATGCGCGCCAGCGATCGTTTCCGATGGGCTGCATCGCAATGCGCCGTTCGCCATGGACGAGCTCCGCCGCGATCAGGGGATGACCGTCGGCGAATATGTCCGCCTCGACCACCACTGCGTCGCCCACGATCCGCTTGACGGTAAATCGACCATCGCCCAAGGCGGGCGTGACGTCGGCGATGACGATCCTGGGCTCTTCCGCGCCGAGCTTTGGCGGCACGGCGCGGAGCGGAGCGCGGCGATCGACGCGCAAAAGGCGAACCTCATGCGGCGCCAGCACCGTCGCCGGCGGGATATCCCAGTCCTCGAGCGCGATCGGAGCCGGCGATACGGTGTCGCCGGGATTGACGAGCGCGATCAGCGCGCTGCGCGCGAGGCGGGCATCGGGCTCCGCCGTGCGGACCAGGGCGTTGCCGTGACGCGCCAGCATGCCACGCGCCGCAATGACCGGATCGGATGCCACGAGCGCATTCGTCGCTCCGATGCAATCGTCGATGTCTTCGTCGGTCGCGAATTCGGCCGGCATCCAGATGCCCGAACCCGCCACGGCGGCCACGGCATAGCGTGCCCGCCGCTCGCGGAGTCCAGCCGGGATCCCCTCCACGCCGACCCGCGCCAAGACCGGCGCGATGCGCGACGCCGCCTGATACTCCTCCTCCAGCCAAGCCGCGCGAAAATCCCACCACGCGAGCGACGACAGGCAATAGTCGAAACCGCATCCCGCCAGTCCGGCGAGCGCCTCGCGCGCGAGCCCCGCGATGTCGGCGACGAAGACGATGGACGGCGCGTTCGACCGCAGTTCGGCAATCAACTGACGCAGCAGCGCCGGCGGCACGCGTCCCGGCTGGCGGAGCCTGAACCCGCACACGCCTTGCGAGGCGAGCTGCACCAGCCGATCGCGCCAATACGCTCCGAATCCGTCGCATGCGGCATAGAAGCGTGCGACGGCCCGCCCTTGCAGTTGGACGAGGTGACGCGGATCGATCGCGCGAGCCGGATCCGCAGAGGGTCGGACGGCGAACCAATCGGGATGTGCCTCGACCAGCGGATCGTCGGACGGCAATTCCGCCAGGTCGACATTCGCCAACACCTTCAACCCACTCTTCGGCCATGGCGACCCATGATTGCTCGCGAGATGGTCGAAGCCGAGCGCGCTAGCGCGTGCCGCGGCGGCGGAGTCCACAGCAGCCGCTCCGAGGTCACAAATCCGCGGTGGCGACATCGGCAAGGCCCCGGTTGCACGTAAAATTCGACATGGACGCAACGTGGTTGCAGCGCAAAAAGTTCCCCGGAACCCATTGGATCGCCGCGGCTTTATGCCTGGAAGGGGAAAGCGGCAAGACGAGGATCGATGACCGACAACAGACTCCTGCTCGACCTGTTCCCCTGGGCGCCGCGGCCCCTGATCGTCCTTGCGCTGGTCGTCGCGGCGATCGCGCTGGCGGTCGCCGTGCACGCTCTGCTATGGGCGCTGTTCAAGCGCTTCTTCGGGGCGCGCTACCCGTTCGTGCACGAAATCGTCGGCCGTACGAGCGGCATCAGCCGCTTCGCCTTCATCATGATCGCGTTCAGCATGGCCGTGTCCATCGCGCCGCTGCATCCGCGCGTCGCCGACGACGCCAACCGTGCGCTCTTGGCGGCGTTCATCGTATTCCTGGGCTGGCTGGCGATCGTCGGCGTCAATCTGGCGATCGACCGCTATGTCGGACGCTTCAAGCTCGACGTTTCCGACAATCTTCTTGCCCGCAAGGCCGTGACGCAGATGCGCCTGCTCAAGCGCGCGCTGGATTCGGTGATGGTGGTGGTCACGGTCGCCTTCGCGCTGATGTCCTTCGACTCCGTGCGCGAGTTCGGCGTCAGCCTGTTCGCCTCGGCCGGCGTCGCGGGCATCGCGGCGGGGTTGGCCGCGCGGCCGGTCCTCGAGAACCTGCTGGCGGGCGTCCAGCTCGCCATCACCCAGCCGATCCGGCTGGACGATGTGCTCATCGTCGAGGGCGAATACGGAACGGTCGAGGAGATCACCTCGACCTATGTGGTTCTCAAGCTGTGGGATTGGCGCCGGATGATCGTGCCGCTCAGCTATTTCTTCGAGAAGCCCTTCCAGAACTGGACCAGGGCCTCCGCCTCGCTCATCGGCACGGTGATGGTCTATGCCGATTACACCGTGCCTGTCGAGCAGGTCCGCCGCAAGCTCGAAGAGATCGTCAAGGAGTCCAAATTGTGGGACGGCCAAGTCGTGAACCTCCAAGTCAACGACGCCAGGGACAATGTGATCGAGCTGCGTGCGCTGGTGAGCGCCCACGACTCTCCGACGGTGGCCGATCTTCGGGCGGAGGTGCGCGAAAAGCTGATCGGCTATCTCCAGAAGGAGCTTCCCTGGGCCTTGCCGACCTCGCGCCAGCGCTCGATCGCCGAAGGCGACACGCGGCCCCAGCGCCGGGCCGTGGGCGCATGACCTCCCTGCCGGCACTCGACCTCGATCGCACCGCGTTGTTCCTCGATATCGACGGCACGTTGCTGGATATCGCGCTGACGCCGGAGTCCGTCCGCGTGCCGCATATGCTGGTGGACGACCTTGCACGGCTTCGCGCGCGCTGCGACGGCGCGCTGGCACTCGTAAGCGGACGGACGCTGGAGGACATCGACAGGTTGTTCGCGCCGCTCAGGCTTCCCGCGGCCGGCGCGCACGGCACGCAAGTCCGGCCCGACCCCAACGCACCGATCGGTCATCTCACGCGTCCCATTCCGGCCGAATTGCGCGCCGAATTCGCGGCGCTCGCCGACCGCCCGGGCATGTTCATCGAAGACAAGGAAGTCACGCTCGCATTGCATTATCGCCTGCTCGTGGACGCGACGCTGCCGGCTGCGCGGGTCGCCGAGGTCGAGGCCGCGGCGGCACGGGCCGGTTTTTCTCTCCTGCATGGCAAGAAGGTCCTGGAGCTCAAACCTGCGGGCACCGACAAGGGCACCGCGCTGCGCACCTTCATGACCAAGCCGCCCTTCGCGGGTCGCGTGCCGCTGTTCGCCGGTGACGACGTGACCGACGGCTATGCCTTCGCGGTGCTGGAAAGCCTCGGCGGCCTCGGAATCTCGGTAGGACGCCCGTTCCCGGGCGCGGCCTATCAGGCCGCCGACCCCGAGGCGCTCCGCCAATGGCTGCATGGGCTGCTCGAACCGCAAGCCAACAAGCCAAAGGAACCTAGCACGACCGCGTTCGTTGATCGTCCATGAGCGAGGGCGGGACCGCGAAGGCACCTCTGTTGTGTGGACATGGAAGCCTGCGGCTCCCCAAAGTCGACATCGTCTCCTACAACATCGAGCTCAAGGACAGTGGCGGATTTCTCGGCGACCGCGCGAGCAAGAAGGCCCTGGCGGCCATTCTCGACAAAGCCCGCAAACCTCTGATCAAGGAAGGCCGCGACCCGTTCGGCGAACGGCCGAGCACCGAGATCGGAAAAAAAGAGCTCGACAAGGCCTTGGAGACGGGCGACGCCGAAACAGCAGGCCTGGTCCATACCATCGTCGAAGACTTCT
The nucleotide sequence above comes from Rhizomicrobium sp.. Encoded proteins:
- a CDS encoding alpha-1,4-glucan--maltose-1-phosphate maltosyltransferase, producing MLANVDLAELPSDDPLVEAHPDWFAVRPSADPARAIDPRHLVQLQGRAVARFYAACDGFGAYWRDRLVQLASQGVCGFRLRQPGRVPPALLRQLIAELRSNAPSIVFVADIAGLAREALAGLAGCGFDYCLSSLAWWDFRAAWLEEEYQAASRIAPVLARVGVEGIPAGLRERRARYAVAAVAGSGIWMPAEFATDEDIDDCIGATNALVASDPVIAARGMLARHGNALVRTAEPDARLARSALIALVNPGDTVSPAPIALEDWDIPPATVLAPHEVRLLRVDRRAPLRAVPPKLGAEEPRIVIADVTPALGDGRFTVKRIVGDAVVVEADIFADGHPLIAAELVHGERRIAMQPIGNDRWRASLLLDRVGRHDVFIEAWIDRYGGFVRDLARKQEAGRDIALDVREGDAMVREVLGVSAGDPAILLAPETIEAMHRLEDRRFLSRSPSYPIDADRAGAGFASWYELFPRSLTDDPGRHGTFRDVIARLPAIRAMGFDVLYMPPIHPIGRTNRKGRNNTLRPGPGDPGSVYAIGAAEGGHDAVHPQLGTLDDFRALIAAARAEGLEIALDFAVQCSPDHPWLEEHPGWFDWRADGSIKYAENPPKLYEDIVNVDFYAKDAVPGLWTALRDIVGFWAGEGVRIFRVDNPHTKPFAFWQWLIASVRASDPDVIFLAEAFTRPKVMYHLARIGFTQSYTYFTWRNTKDELTEYLRELNAAPARDLFRPHFFVNTPDIDPYFLQTSGRPGFLIRAALAATLSGLWGIYSGFELCEAAALPGREEYLDSEKYEIKPRTWNAPGNIVAEIGVLNRLRKAHPALQTHLGVTFYNAFNPNVLYYGKHVPGETILVAVSLDPHAPQDCDFEIPLWEWGLPDGGALFVEDLLSGRHFTWRGKLQHLRLEPDAPYRLWRVCPAEDQR
- a CDS encoding mechanosensitive ion channel domain-containing protein, whose translation is MTDNRLLLDLFPWAPRPLIVLALVVAAIALAVAVHALLWALFKRFFGARYPFVHEIVGRTSGISRFAFIMIAFSMAVSIAPLHPRVADDANRALLAAFIVFLGWLAIVGVNLAIDRYVGRFKLDVSDNLLARKAVTQMRLLKRALDSVMVVVTVAFALMSFDSVREFGVSLFASAGVAGIAAGLAARPVLENLLAGVQLAITQPIRLDDVLIVEGEYGTVEEITSTYVVLKLWDWRRMIVPLSYFFEKPFQNWTRASASLIGTVMVYADYTVPVEQVRRKLEEIVKESKLWDGQVVNLQVNDARDNVIELRALVSAHDSPTVADLRAEVREKLIGYLQKELPWALPTSRQRSIAEGDTRPQRRAVGA
- the otsB gene encoding trehalose-phosphatase, which encodes MTSLPALDLDRTALFLDIDGTLLDIALTPESVRVPHMLVDDLARLRARCDGALALVSGRTLEDIDRLFAPLRLPAAGAHGTQVRPDPNAPIGHLTRPIPAELRAEFAALADRPGMFIEDKEVTLALHYRLLVDATLPAARVAEVEAAAARAGFSLLHGKKVLELKPAGTDKGTALRTFMTKPPFAGRVPLFAGDDVTDGYAFAVLESLGGLGISVGRPFPGAAYQAADPEALRQWLHGLLEPQANKPKEPSTTAFVDRP